DNA from Asanoa sp. WMMD1127:
AAGTTCGAGAAGACGCAGCCGCCACCGGTCGCGTCGGCCGAGATGACGCTGATGCGGCCGTACGTCGACCTCGGCGCCGGCCTCGGCCAGATCGACCAGGCCCGGGCCGCCCGCAGCATCGCGATCCTGCAGGGCGCGGGCGCGATCCCGGACGGCCTCAAGCCGGAGGACGTCATCTCGTTCGACCTGATTCCCAAGCCGTCCGCCTGACCCGCGTCGGGGGCGGTGGCCCACGCCGCCCCCCGACCCAGCCTGGAGGATCGATGCACCGGGTCTACGCGATCGGCCTGCCGGTGGCCGGCACCGTGGCCGCCGTCGCGCTCTGGTGGTTGGCCGTCGTCGCGTTCGAGATCGAGCCCTACCTGGTGCCGACCCCGCCCGAGGTGCTGCGGGTGTTCGCCGACATGCCCGGTGACCTGTTCGCCGAGGCTCGGGTGACGCTGTGGGAAACCTTGGCCGGGTACGGCATCTCGGTGGTCGCCGGGGTGCTGATCGGCGCCCTGATCGCGGGCTCGCGCACGGTCGAGCGGGCCGTCTATCCCATGCTGGTCGCGCTCAACGCGGCGCCCAAGGTGGCGATCGTCCCCCTGCTGATCGTCTGGTTCGGGTTCGACAGCGCGCCGAAGATCGTGATGGCCGTGCTGTTCTGCTTCTTCCCCATCACCCTGGCCACGGCGGCCGGGCTGAGCAGCACGCCGGCCGAGCTCGTCGAGCTGACCCGGTCGCTGGACGCGTCGCGGCTGCAGACGTTCGCGAAGATCCGGTTTCCGGCCGCGCTGCCCCAGATCTTCGTCGGGCTCAAGGTGGCGCTGCCGCTCGCGGTGGTCGGCGCGGTCGTCGGCGAGCTGTTCGCGTCCGACGCCGGCCTGGGCTATCTGATCACCTCGTCCGGCGGCAGCGGCAACACCGCCCTGGCGTTCGCCTGCGTCGTGCTGCTGTCCGCGATGAGCATCGTGCTGTTCTACGCGCTCGCCTCGGTCGAGCGGCTGGTGCTGCCCTGGGTGCGCGGCACCACAGCCTGACTGCCCGTCAGCCGGCCAGGCGCCAGCGGCCGCCGCGGGCGACCAGCATCGTGAGCGACTGGCGCATGAGGCCGGAGTGGTTGTCGGGAGTCAGCCGGATCGCGCCGGAGAGACCGTCCATTTGCGACGTCTCGATCTGGTCCCGGATCGCGGCCCGGTCCGGCGCCTCCGGGTCGGCGTCGACCCGCACGGCCGCGTCGGTCACCAGCTGCAGCGCGTCGGCCGCGAACGACGCGATGCCGTGGTAGCTGCCGAACCGGGCCGTGTAGTCGCGGAACCACTGCTTGCGGGCGGCCTTCGCGGGCGTCGTCGCGATCACGTCGTCGATCACCATGGTCTGCGTGAACACCATCGTGGTGCCGTCGGGAGTGTTGCCGGCGTCGCCGGCGAGGAACAGGTCGCCGGCCGCGCCGGCGTCGAAGTAGAGCCGGCCGCGGTAGTCGTCCTCGGCCAGCGCGGCGCTGGCCTGGGCGGCCTGCTCGGCGCCCGTCCAGACGAGGATCCCGTCGGGCGCCTTGTCGGCGAGCGAGGCGACGCGCTCGTCGAGGTCGTCGTCGGTCGGCTTGACGGCCGTCTTGGCCGCCAGTTTCAGGCCGACCTTGCCCAGCTCCCGGTCGAGCGCCTCGACGCCCTCCGCACCGTAGCCGTCGCGGGTGTGCAGCAGGCCGAGCTTGCGCAACCCGGGCGTGCGGCTCAGCTCGGCGGCGAGCGCGGCGGCGTTGTCGTTGGCGTTGGGACCCACCTTGAACAGGAAGCGGCGCTCGGCGACCGGGCTGGCCACGGCGCCGGCGGCGGCCAGCGAGATCGCCGGGATGCCCTGGTCGTTGAGGGTCTTCGCGGCGTTGACCGCGCACAGGTCGCAGGAGCCGAGGATGATCGCGCTGACCGCCCGGTTCCTGCTGAAGTCGGCGAGGTTCCGCTGGCTCTCCGCCGGATCGGACCGGTTGTCCTTGACCTCCAGCCGGACCGTCCGGCCGCCGGTGAGGCCGGACCCGTTGAGCTGGTCGACCCGCAGCTCGAGCGCGCGCTGGAAGGCCCGGCCCTCGGCCGCGTCGGCGCCCGACAGCTCGAGGTCGGCGGCCACCACGATCGGGCCGCGGACGGTGCCCGCGACCGGGTCGCCACCACCGCAGCCGGCGGCGGTGACCACGAGCGCGGTCGCCACGAACGCGCGGGCCATCGAATTGACGAGCGTCACGGGATGCCTCCTGACCGGAGTTCCTCAGTGGAGAGACGACGACCGGGTGCGGCCCGGCAAGCGTTGAGAAACCTTGCCAAGCTCGCTCACTCCGGTCAAGCGCGA
Protein-coding regions in this window:
- a CDS encoding ABC transporter permease produces the protein MHRVYAIGLPVAGTVAAVALWWLAVVAFEIEPYLVPTPPEVLRVFADMPGDLFAEARVTLWETLAGYGISVVAGVLIGALIAGSRTVERAVYPMLVALNAAPKVAIVPLLIVWFGFDSAPKIVMAVLFCFFPITLATAAGLSSTPAELVELTRSLDASRLQTFAKIRFPAALPQIFVGLKVALPLAVVGAVVGELFASDAGLGYLITSSGGSGNTALAFACVVLLSAMSIVLFYALASVERLVLPWVRGTTA
- a CDS encoding ABC transporter substrate-binding protein: MTLVNSMARAFVATALVVTAAGCGGGDPVAGTVRGPIVVAADLELSGADAAEGRAFQRALELRVDQLNGSGLTGGRTVRLEVKDNRSDPAESQRNLADFSRNRAVSAIILGSCDLCAVNAAKTLNDQGIPAISLAAAGAVASPVAERRFLFKVGPNANDNAAALAAELSRTPGLRKLGLLHTRDGYGAEGVEALDRELGKVGLKLAAKTAVKPTDDDLDERVASLADKAPDGILVWTGAEQAAQASAALAEDDYRGRLYFDAGAAGDLFLAGDAGNTPDGTTMVFTQTMVIDDVIATTPAKAARKQWFRDYTARFGSYHGIASFAADALQLVTDAAVRVDADPEAPDRAAIRDQIETSQMDGLSGAIRLTPDNHSGLMRQSLTMLVARGGRWRLAG